In Leptotrichia hongkongensis, one genomic interval encodes:
- a CDS encoding NAD(P)H-dependent oxidoreductase — translation MKTVIFAHPWNGSFNKAILDKVVEKLDETKQKYTIIDLNKDGFNPVMTEEELSLYSQGKSIDPLVEKYQEILKNTDELILVFPIWWMSMPAILKGFFDKVMLKGFAYESAKNEIKGILTNIKTAKMITTAEVPKILLSITGFGITMKKANLGGIGIKKTEWIHYSFRAKGKDEDRKKFLEKVKEFVSN, via the coding sequence ATGAAAACAGTAATTTTTGCACATCCATGGAATGGAAGTTTCAATAAAGCAATTTTAGATAAAGTAGTGGAAAAACTTGATGAAACAAAACAAAAATATACAATTATAGATTTGAATAAGGATGGATTTAATCCTGTAATGACAGAAGAAGAATTGTCTTTGTATTCACAAGGGAAAAGTATTGATCCTTTAGTGGAAAAATATCAGGAAATTTTGAAAAATACAGATGAGCTGATACTTGTATTTCCAATATGGTGGATGTCAATGCCTGCAATACTGAAAGGATTTTTTGATAAAGTTATGCTTAAAGGCTTTGCATATGAAAGTGCAAAAAATGAAATAAAGGGGATTTTAACTAATATAAAAACCGCAAAAATGATTACGACAGCTGAAGTGCCTAAAATTCTATTAAGTATAACAGGATTTGGAATTACTATGAAAAAAGCTAATCTTGGTGGAATCGGAATAAAGAAAACAGAATGGATTCATTATAGTTTTAGAGCAAAAGGTAAAGATGAGGATAGGAAGAAATTTCTTGAGAAAGTTAAGGAATTTGTGAGTAATTAG